Proteins encoded within one genomic window of Lentisphaera araneosa HTCC2155:
- the panD gene encoding aspartate 1-decarboxylase, whose translation MKLEVLKSKIHKAVVTQADLNYEGSLGIDQDLMDKVGLLPYEKILVSNLNNGERLETYVIPAERGSRSFLLNGSAARLGAVGDRIIIMNFAYFDIEDIKKGHKPTVAVLNEVNEIELLK comes from the coding sequence ATGAAACTCGAAGTGCTTAAAAGCAAAATCCATAAAGCCGTTGTGACTCAGGCCGACCTCAACTACGAGGGCAGCCTAGGAATCGACCAGGACCTGATGGATAAAGTAGGACTACTTCCCTACGAAAAAATCTTGGTAAGTAACCTTAATAATGGTGAACGCCTCGAAACTTATGTGATTCCGGCAGAACGTGGCTCACGCTCCTTTTTACTCAATGGTTCAGCTGCCCGTCTCGGTGCTGTTGGCGACCGCATTATCATCATGAACTTTGCTTACTTCGATATTGAAGATATTAAAAAAGGCCACAAACCGACTGTTGCAGTTCTCAACGAAGTTAACGAGATCGAATTACTTAAGTAA
- the trpS gene encoding tryptophan--tRNA ligase gives MDKKISLTGIKPTGTPHFGNFFGAINPALELTEKYQARYFIADYHALNTVKDPKEMLDHTYEVAATWLACGLDPNDALIYRQSDVPQTHELATFLMAFTAKGMMNKAHAYKAKVQDNQAAGKDTDSGVNMGLYTYPVLMAADILLYDTNIVPVGRDQKQHVEITADIAQSINHNYGEEILVIPEAIISESCDIIIGTDGRKMSKSYNNTIPLFQTPKKMRKQIMKITTNSQEIEEAKDPDTCNVFSLYKLFADQGEQDTLAERYRAGGLGWGHAKQELYEAVERKFAPMREKYDALIEDRQTLDKILQEGGEKARDIASSTITRLRKAAGFPC, from the coding sequence GTGGACAAAAAAATCTCACTTACAGGTATCAAACCGACTGGAACTCCTCACTTTGGGAATTTCTTCGGCGCTATCAACCCCGCATTGGAATTAACGGAAAAGTATCAAGCACGTTATTTCATTGCCGATTATCACGCCCTCAACACGGTAAAAGATCCTAAAGAGATGCTTGATCATACCTACGAAGTTGCCGCTACCTGGCTCGCATGTGGCCTCGATCCCAATGATGCCTTGATCTATCGTCAATCTGATGTTCCTCAAACTCATGAGCTCGCTACTTTCCTCATGGCTTTTACCGCAAAAGGCATGATGAATAAAGCACACGCTTACAAAGCTAAAGTTCAAGATAACCAAGCAGCTGGCAAAGACACTGACTCGGGCGTCAACATGGGTCTCTACACTTATCCCGTGTTAATGGCTGCGGACATCCTACTCTACGACACCAATATTGTTCCCGTGGGTCGCGACCAAAAGCAACACGTTGAGATTACAGCGGATATCGCACAATCCATCAACCACAACTATGGTGAAGAAATCCTAGTCATCCCAGAAGCTATTATCTCTGAGAGTTGTGACATCATTATCGGTACCGATGGTCGTAAAATGAGTAAAAGCTACAACAATACGATCCCCCTCTTTCAGACTCCTAAGAAAATGCGTAAGCAGATCATGAAGATCACCACGAATTCTCAGGAAATTGAAGAAGCCAAAGATCCTGATACATGCAATGTCTTTTCGCTCTATAAACTCTTTGCTGACCAAGGCGAACAAGATACACTCGCCGAACGCTACCGTGCTGGCGGCTTAGGCTGGGGTCACGCCAAGCAGGAACTCTACGAAGCTGTCGAACGCAAATTTGCTCCCATGAGAGAAAAGTATGACGCCCTTATCGAAGACCGCCAAACTCTCGACAAGATCCTTCAAGAAGGTGGTGAAAAAGCTCGCGATATTGCCTCGTCTACGATCACACGCTTACGAAAAGCAGCGGGTTTCCCCTGCTAA
- a CDS encoding acyl-CoA thioesterase: protein MLKKSQTEMSVLVTPEMANFNGNMHGGDLLKLLDRVAYTCATRYCGKYAVTLSVDQVTFKQSIKIGELLTFMASVNFTGRTSMEVGVKVIAEDLHLQSIRHTNTCYFTMVAVDESSKAVEVPKFVPETAKEKERFQLAEQRRERRMLQNKVDAMIKSKES, encoded by the coding sequence ATGTTAAAAAAATCTCAAACAGAGATGTCAGTACTCGTTACACCCGAAATGGCCAACTTTAATGGCAACATGCACGGTGGTGACCTTCTCAAACTCCTTGACCGCGTTGCCTACACATGTGCGACACGCTATTGTGGCAAATATGCCGTCACTCTCTCTGTTGACCAAGTGACCTTCAAACAATCCATAAAAATTGGTGAATTGCTCACCTTCATGGCCTCAGTGAACTTCACTGGACGTACATCAATGGAAGTTGGCGTCAAAGTCATTGCAGAAGACCTCCACTTACAGAGCATTCGTCATACCAATACCTGCTACTTCACCATGGTTGCGGTTGACGAAAGCAGCAAAGCTGTTGAAGTCCCCAAGTTTGTCCCAGAAACGGCAAAAGAAAAAGAACGTTTTCAGCTTGCTGAGCAACGACGTGAACGTCGCATGCTTCAGAACAAAGTTGACGCCATGATAAAAAGTAAAGAGAGCTAA
- a CDS encoding ThuA domain-containing protein — MKKVTTMFLVFFAAFASFAAEVKPIKVLMITGGGWHDYKTQAPLLKKTIESQVNAEVTIKWTSTDEHPVKPSENKLPEVFKGDFCKGYDVVFHNHCQVKFEDDDAIDKVIDNHVKNKVGVIMTHGSFHTWFRTKREAWDRLCGVNSIRHYHKSAIKVEVTDKTHPVMKALGVDGWETKEGELYQTKLNPTTKSLAKGTTLKGKAFTEDCIFSHTEEGLKMFGTTLGHHNSTMEQAIYQKMMAYAVLWSAGKLDKDGKAAVGYLK; from the coding sequence ATGAAAAAAGTAACAACAATGTTTCTCGTGTTCTTTGCGGCTTTCGCAAGTTTTGCAGCTGAAGTAAAACCGATCAAAGTTCTAATGATCACTGGTGGTGGTTGGCACGATTATAAAACTCAGGCACCACTTCTCAAGAAAACGATTGAAAGTCAAGTAAATGCCGAAGTGACAATTAAGTGGACTTCCACAGATGAGCACCCCGTTAAACCATCAGAGAATAAATTGCCAGAAGTTTTTAAAGGTGATTTTTGTAAAGGCTATGATGTTGTTTTTCACAATCACTGTCAGGTAAAGTTTGAAGATGATGATGCGATTGATAAGGTGATTGATAATCACGTAAAAAATAAAGTAGGCGTGATTATGACTCATGGCTCATTCCACACTTGGTTTAGAACTAAACGTGAAGCATGGGATCGCCTCTGTGGTGTGAATAGTATTCGTCATTATCACAAATCAGCCATTAAAGTTGAAGTTACAGATAAAACTCATCCCGTAATGAAAGCTCTTGGAGTTGATGGTTGGGAAACGAAAGAAGGTGAACTTTATCAGACAAAGCTAAATCCTACAACAAAATCATTGGCGAAAGGTACCACTCTCAAGGGCAAGGCTTTTACTGAAGATTGCATTTTTTCTCATACAGAAGAAGGTTTAAAAATGTTTGGGACGACACTTGGTCATCATAACTCTACAATGGAACAAGCTATCTATCAAAAAATGATGGCTTATGCAGTTCTTTGGAGTGCGGGTAAACTCGATAAAGATGGTAAAGCAGCTGTGGGTTACCTCAAATAG
- the rlmN gene encoding 23S rRNA (adenine(2503)-C(2))-methyltransferase RlmN: MPSLYDHQELESFFNKQQFPERKRRSFRRLFFREFLDLDSAFDNPKFVELVRDHFEIPQLKIISRQDSKIDGASKLLVQTEDGLNIETVILRIGTGRTSLCISSQAGCTEKCTFCSTATLGFKRNLTLAEIIGQVILAGEILRKEDRKVRNIVFMGMGEPLRNTDNVLKSLEIMLSSAYMGLSSKRVTVSTIGITDNITKLRHSFPEVNLALSLHASNDQVRDILMPINKTFPMETIKETLLSAQELASGDLMIQYLLIKDLNDSPEQAQELAAFLKGINCIINLIPYNDSMGMGNWKCSSEEKMSAFQDVLQESDFQVTRRHSLGRDIDAACGQLAAKNQKK; the protein is encoded by the coding sequence ATGCCTAGCCTCTACGACCATCAAGAGCTCGAGAGCTTTTTCAATAAACAGCAATTTCCCGAACGTAAACGCCGTAGTTTTCGTCGCCTATTCTTTAGAGAGTTTCTCGACCTAGACTCAGCCTTCGACAATCCTAAATTTGTCGAACTCGTCCGAGATCATTTTGAAATCCCCCAACTTAAAATCATCTCTCGCCAAGATTCAAAAATTGATGGTGCAAGTAAGCTGCTCGTACAAACTGAAGACGGCCTCAATATAGAGACCGTGATTCTTCGCATCGGCACGGGACGCACCTCACTCTGCATCTCTTCCCAAGCTGGATGCACAGAAAAATGCACTTTCTGCTCAACAGCGACTTTAGGCTTCAAACGAAACCTCACTTTAGCCGAGATCATTGGTCAGGTCATCTTAGCTGGAGAAATTCTTCGTAAAGAAGATCGCAAAGTTCGCAACATTGTCTTTATGGGCATGGGCGAACCCCTTCGCAATACCGACAACGTTTTAAAATCTCTCGAAATCATGCTTTCTTCAGCGTATATGGGATTAAGCTCAAAACGAGTGACTGTTTCGACTATTGGCATAACGGATAATATAACTAAGCTACGCCATAGTTTTCCAGAAGTGAATTTAGCGCTCTCGCTGCACGCTTCGAATGATCAGGTGCGCGACATCCTGATGCCCATCAATAAGACTTTCCCCATGGAGACAATCAAAGAGACCCTACTCTCTGCACAAGAACTGGCTTCGGGAGACCTTATGATTCAGTACCTGCTGATTAAAGACCTCAACGACAGTCCTGAACAAGCTCAGGAACTCGCTGCATTTTTAAAAGGTATCAACTGCATCATCAACCTCATCCCCTACAATGACTCTATGGGCATGGGCAATTGGAAGTGTTCCAGTGAAGAAAAAATGTCTGCCTTCCAAGACGTTTTACAGGAAAGCGATTTCCAAGTTACTCGTCGTCATTCACTCGGTCGTGACATCGATGCAGCCTGCGGCCAACTCGCCGCAAAAAACCAAAAAAAATAG
- a CDS encoding SixA phosphatase family protein, protein MLELIILRHAHAGEALTDFDRPLRGKGREEALQVGKVFEEKNIFPDYALVSPAARTIETYDLASQNWPNCPIVQPRSIYNGSLNSLLEALSEIPEGVQRAIIVAHNPGVSFLAEELNQAHDYLGFSPADWCYMSLNIEKWEDIHPTCATVISYA, encoded by the coding sequence ATGCTTGAACTGATCATACTGCGCCACGCCCACGCAGGCGAGGCCCTGACTGATTTTGATCGTCCTTTACGGGGTAAAGGACGAGAAGAAGCTTTGCAAGTTGGCAAAGTTTTTGAAGAGAAAAACATTTTTCCCGATTATGCCCTAGTGAGCCCTGCTGCACGCACCATTGAAACCTACGACTTAGCGAGCCAAAACTGGCCCAACTGCCCTATCGTGCAACCTAGATCCATCTACAATGGCAGCTTAAACAGTTTACTTGAGGCTTTGAGCGAAATACCCGAAGGTGTTCAACGCGCCATCATTGTAGCGCATAACCCCGGCGTTAGCTTTTTAGCCGAAGAGCTCAACCAAGCCCATGACTACTTAGGCTTTAGCCCCGCTGACTGGTGCTATATGAGTCTCAACATAGAAAAATGGGAAGATATCCACCCAACTTGTGCCACCGTCATCAGCTATGCCTAG
- the cobA gene encoding uroporphyrinogen-III C-methyltransferase has product MNYAGNFFCMNLAKDLVAKFAELMPKAEFVLQENTEPKDYHTTLSDLNAGRIDFFVWPKEDFPGSVEATYDYFIHEEATVVFMKGNQGFVNLRKAFSFPVSFVGAGPGEPEWITVEGLNYLKNCDVCFYDALVNPQILNHIGPETERKYVGKRGDSTSFDQGKINELIFNAVRDGHKVLRLKGGDAGILGRIQDEVDFLQEYELSWSISPGITAAQALAPCTGTYLTSRGVSDRVILTTARQAGGGLNQLMHFDRATLVIYMGILSIKKICSQLLEAGYPEDLPAMLAMNLGRSDCQELRGQLNTIAELAEENNLRPPGLVVFGDTAGIKSFPTYSPLLGRRVIVCGGSESAWQQEEKFLRYAGAKPVYIPNLDLYQDSDLRFPEYDDVIFLDARAVYAFQGMYKELHDEVTYLCLNEEVSVSFECLYGQQAQVTENSSLVGESLRQYLSRKYLDALSPQ; this is encoded by the coding sequence ATGAACTACGCAGGCAACTTTTTTTGCATGAATTTGGCTAAGGACTTGGTAGCGAAATTTGCTGAGCTTATGCCAAAAGCAGAGTTTGTCCTACAAGAAAATACTGAACCTAAAGATTATCATACTACCCTAAGTGATTTGAACGCGGGACGCATTGATTTTTTTGTTTGGCCTAAAGAAGATTTTCCTGGTTCGGTAGAGGCGACTTATGACTATTTCATTCACGAAGAAGCCACAGTGGTTTTCATGAAGGGAAATCAAGGCTTTGTCAATTTACGAAAAGCTTTCTCTTTTCCCGTTAGTTTCGTTGGTGCGGGTCCTGGTGAGCCGGAATGGATTACTGTGGAAGGCTTGAATTACCTAAAAAATTGTGATGTCTGTTTCTACGATGCCTTAGTAAATCCTCAAATTCTCAATCACATTGGTCCTGAAACTGAAAGAAAGTATGTTGGTAAGCGCGGTGATTCAACCTCCTTTGATCAAGGTAAAATTAATGAATTAATTTTCAATGCCGTTCGCGATGGTCACAAAGTTTTGCGCTTGAAGGGCGGAGATGCAGGTATCTTGGGTCGAATTCAAGATGAAGTTGACTTCCTCCAAGAATACGAATTGTCTTGGTCAATTAGCCCAGGAATTACGGCAGCACAGGCTTTGGCTCCTTGTACAGGAACTTATTTAACTTCACGAGGTGTGAGCGATCGAGTGATTTTGACCACCGCGCGTCAGGCGGGTGGAGGCCTCAATCAGCTTATGCATTTTGATCGCGCGACTTTAGTGATTTACATGGGGATTTTATCCATTAAAAAAATCTGTTCACAATTACTCGAAGCAGGCTATCCCGAAGATTTGCCCGCCATGCTCGCGATGAACTTGGGCCGTAGTGATTGTCAAGAGTTACGCGGTCAGCTCAACACAATTGCGGAGCTCGCAGAAGAAAATAATTTACGCCCTCCAGGTCTTGTGGTGTTTGGTGATACAGCAGGAATAAAAAGCTTCCCGACTTATTCCCCTCTCTTGGGGCGTCGCGTTATTGTTTGTGGTGGTAGCGAGAGTGCATGGCAGCAAGAAGAAAAATTCTTGCGCTATGCTGGAGCCAAGCCCGTTTATATTCCCAATCTAGATCTTTATCAAGATAGTGATTTGCGTTTCCCAGAATACGATGATGTGATCTTTTTAGATGCACGTGCGGTTTATGCTTTTCAGGGTATGTATAAAGAGCTTCATGATGAAGTGACTTACCTCTGCTTAAATGAGGAGGTCTCGGTGAGTTTTGAATGTCTTTATGGTCAGCAGGCACAAGTGACAGAAAACTCGAGTCTTGTGGGTGAGAGCTTGCGTCAGTATTTATCTCGGAAGTACTTGGATGCTCTTTCTCCTCAATGA
- the aat gene encoding leucyl/phenylalanyl-tRNA--protein transferase — translation MLFLLNEELSFPPVDYADENGLLAVGGDLDPQRLILAYQSGIFPWHDEPPMWYSPDPRMVLDLENYRPSKSLLRRIKKGEFEVKYDSAFGGVIRCCAALRDDTWISEDFIESYTKLHEMGLAHSIETYQDGQLVGGLYGLSIGQAFFGESMFHTVTDASKVAFHYLVRQSQKWAFDLLDCQINNDHLLSLGGKDIPRDDYMDLLKEALSKPKKNESWKKYSPQDIYL, via the coding sequence ATGCTCTTTCTCCTCAATGAAGAACTCAGTTTTCCTCCCGTAGATTACGCGGATGAAAATGGGCTGTTGGCTGTGGGCGGAGATTTAGACCCCCAACGGCTCATTCTTGCTTATCAGTCTGGAATATTCCCTTGGCACGACGAGCCACCCATGTGGTACAGCCCCGATCCTCGCATGGTTTTGGATTTGGAGAATTACAGACCTTCAAAATCTTTATTACGCCGTATTAAAAAGGGTGAGTTTGAAGTGAAGTACGACTCTGCTTTCGGTGGAGTGATTCGATGCTGTGCAGCTTTGCGTGATGATACCTGGATTTCGGAAGATTTTATTGAGTCCTATACCAAGCTCCATGAGATGGGGCTTGCTCATAGTATAGAAACTTATCAAGATGGGCAGTTAGTCGGTGGCCTCTACGGCTTATCAATTGGACAAGCTTTTTTTGGGGAATCCATGTTTCACACTGTGACGGATGCCTCGAAAGTTGCCTTTCACTACCTTGTGCGACAATCGCAAAAATGGGCTTTCGATTTGCTGGATTGCCAAATCAATAATGATCATTTATTGAGTCTTGGGGGAAAAGATATCCCACGTGATGATTATATGGATCTGCTCAAAGAGGCTTTGAGTAAGCCTAAAAAAAATGAATCCTGGAAAAAGTACTCTCCCCAGGATATCTATCTTTGA
- the lpdA gene encoding dihydrolipoyl dehydrogenase: MEKFDLIVIGGGPGGYVAAIRGAQMGMKVACVEKYSTLGGTCLNVGCIPSKALLDSSEHFHQAKEKFAIHGIQTGDLKVDFTQMIKRKTDVVSNTTEGINYLFSKNQITRLEGLGSFVDANTVKVTAQDGSESQYQGDKFIIATGSKPVDLPFMPCDKKRIITSTEALTLEKLPESMVVIGGGVIGLELGSVYARLGTEVTVVEFMDRIVPPMDKELGKTLQRSLKKLGIKFHLSTKVTGATVKGDKVTVTAEDKKGNELSFETDHALVSVGRRPFTDGLNLEAAGVEVGERGFIPVNNHGQTSAAHIFAIGDVIGGAMLAHKAEEEGVCAVEFMNGEMPHMDHDLIPGVVYTWPEVASVGKTEEQLKEAGIKYKTGKFPFRASGRARASEESEGFVKVLADAETDRILGVHMIGPRCADLIAEAVLAMEYRASAEDIGRVCHAHPTYTESFKEAALMATENRPIHI; encoded by the coding sequence ATGGAAAAATTTGATTTAATCGTTATTGGTGGTGGCCCTGGTGGCTACGTAGCTGCGATTCGTGGCGCTCAAATGGGCATGAAAGTCGCTTGCGTAGAGAAATACTCGACACTCGGCGGCACTTGCCTTAACGTGGGTTGCATCCCTTCAAAAGCTCTTCTCGATTCATCTGAGCACTTTCACCAAGCCAAAGAAAAGTTTGCTATACACGGCATTCAAACTGGCGACTTAAAAGTTGACTTCACTCAAATGATCAAAAGAAAGACTGACGTTGTATCTAATACAACTGAAGGCATCAACTATCTCTTTAGCAAAAACCAAATCACTCGTCTCGAAGGTCTAGGTTCATTTGTCGATGCTAATACAGTAAAAGTGACGGCACAAGACGGTTCAGAATCTCAGTACCAAGGTGACAAGTTCATTATTGCCACTGGCTCAAAGCCCGTTGACCTGCCTTTCATGCCCTGCGACAAAAAGCGTATCATCACTTCTACTGAAGCGCTCACACTTGAAAAACTTCCTGAATCAATGGTTGTTATTGGCGGTGGTGTTATTGGCCTCGAACTCGGTAGTGTTTACGCTCGTCTAGGAACTGAAGTCACTGTGGTTGAATTCATGGATCGCATTGTCCCTCCTATGGATAAAGAGCTCGGCAAAACTCTTCAACGTTCACTTAAAAAGCTTGGAATTAAATTCCACCTCTCTACGAAAGTGACAGGCGCTACCGTGAAAGGCGACAAAGTCACTGTAACGGCTGAAGACAAGAAGGGGAATGAACTCTCTTTTGAGACAGACCACGCACTCGTTTCTGTTGGCCGTAGACCTTTCACTGATGGACTCAATCTCGAAGCCGCTGGCGTTGAAGTTGGTGAACGCGGATTTATCCCCGTCAACAATCACGGACAAACATCGGCAGCACACATCTTCGCTATTGGCGATGTCATTGGTGGCGCTATGTTAGCTCACAAAGCGGAAGAAGAAGGCGTTTGCGCAGTTGAATTCATGAATGGCGAAATGCCGCACATGGATCACGATCTCATTCCTGGTGTTGTTTACACTTGGCCTGAAGTGGCAAGCGTAGGCAAAACTGAGGAACAGCTTAAAGAAGCTGGGATCAAATATAAAACGGGTAAATTCCCTTTCCGTGCTTCTGGCCGCGCTCGTGCCTCAGAAGAATCAGAAGGCTTTGTCAAAGTCCTCGCCGATGCGGAAACCGATAGAATTTTAGGCGTTCATATGATTGGCCCACGTTGTGCCGATCTAATTGCCGAAGCGGTTCTTGCGATGGAATACCGGGCTTCTGCTGAGGATATTGGTCGAGTTTGTCACGCTCACCCGACTTATACAGAATCTTTTAAAGAAGCTGCTTTAATGGCGACGGAAAATCGTCCGATACATATTTAA
- the odhB gene encoding 2-oxoglutarate dehydrogenase complex dihydrolipoyllysine-residue succinyltransferase, which produces MSIEIIVPAAGESVTEADIARWFKEDGEFLELDEPMVELETDKASLTITAPAAGTLHIKVEEDETVQVGEVIAVLEEGVGSAAESTAEVEETEEEVEAAPSVDMASPAARKLIAENNISAQDVVATGKDGRITKEDVIQHLAAREKVLNIPSSIPNVQDVANKNASPAPVPAVAPTPATAPEARGTRTEKMSRLRRTIAQRLVDAQQEAAILSTFNEIDMSAVMNLRKQHKDEFKDKHEIGLGFMSFFTKATAIALKEFPIMNAQVDGNSIIYHDFVDMGIAVSTPKGLVVPVIRDCDQLNFSGIERKIRELALKGRDMDLTPEEMTGGTFTITNGGTFGSMLSTPILNRPQSAILGMHNIVERPVAVNGQVEVRPIMYLAVSYDHRIIDGSDAVRFLVKIKTLLEDPTRMLLEL; this is translated from the coding sequence ATGAGTATTGAAATTATCGTTCCGGCCGCTGGCGAATCAGTAACAGAAGCCGATATCGCTCGCTGGTTCAAAGAAGATGGTGAATTCCTCGAGCTTGATGAACCAATGGTAGAGCTCGAAACTGACAAAGCATCTTTAACAATTACAGCTCCTGCAGCTGGTACACTTCACATTAAAGTTGAAGAAGATGAAACTGTTCAAGTTGGTGAAGTTATCGCTGTATTAGAAGAAGGTGTAGGCTCTGCTGCTGAAAGCACAGCAGAAGTGGAAGAAACAGAGGAAGAAGTCGAAGCCGCTCCAAGCGTTGACATGGCTTCTCCTGCTGCCCGTAAACTTATTGCCGAAAACAATATTAGTGCCCAAGATGTTGTGGCTACTGGTAAAGATGGCCGCATCACTAAAGAAGACGTTATTCAGCATTTAGCTGCTCGTGAAAAAGTTCTCAATATCCCAAGTTCAATTCCGAATGTTCAAGATGTTGCTAACAAGAATGCTAGTCCTGCACCAGTACCTGCTGTGGCACCCACTCCAGCTACTGCTCCGGAAGCTCGCGGAACACGCACAGAAAAAATGTCTCGTCTTAGACGTACGATTGCTCAGCGCCTTGTTGATGCTCAACAAGAAGCCGCTATCCTTTCAACTTTCAACGAAATTGATATGTCTGCTGTCATGAATTTGCGTAAGCAGCACAAAGATGAGTTTAAAGACAAGCACGAAATCGGACTTGGTTTCATGTCTTTCTTCACAAAAGCAACTGCGATTGCTCTTAAAGAATTCCCGATCATGAATGCACAAGTTGACGGCAACTCCATCATCTATCACGACTTCGTTGACATGGGTATTGCCGTATCAACTCCGAAAGGTCTTGTGGTTCCAGTGATTCGTGATTGTGATCAACTCAACTTCAGCGGTATAGAAAGAAAGATTCGTGAGCTCGCACTCAAGGGTCGCGACATGGACCTCACCCCAGAAGAAATGACTGGCGGTACTTTCACTATCACCAACGGTGGCACTTTTGGATCTATGCTTTCAACGCCAATTTTAAACCGTCCCCAAAGCGCTATCCTCGGTATGCACAATATTGTAGAACGTCCTGTGGCAGTTAATGGCCAAGTTGAAGTTCGTCCTATCATGTACCTCGCTGTCAGTTATGATCACCGTATCATTGATGGCTCTGATGCTGTACGTTTTCTCGTGAAGATCAAGACTCTTCTCGAAGATCCGACTCGCATGCTCTTAGAACTCTAG